The Desulfonatronum sp. SC1 genome window below encodes:
- the carB gene encoding carbamoyl-phosphate synthase large subunit, with translation MPKRTDIHKILIIGSGPIIIGQACEFDYSGTQACKALRGLGYKIVLINSNPATIMTDPETADVTYIEPLNVESLTRIIAKERPDAVLPNLGGQTGLNLTSGLAKAGVLDEYGVKVIGVQLDAIERGEDRIAFKETMGRLGIEMPRSEPAYSVEEAEAIAARLGFPIVIRPAYTMGGTGGGLVYNLEELRTVARRGIAASMTGQILVEESVLGWEELELEVVRDAKNQMVTVCFIENVDPMGVHTGDSICTAPMLTISRELQERLQRHAYDIVEAIEVIGGTNTQFAHDPKTGRVVIIEINPRTSRSSALASKATGFPIAYVSALLACGLTLDEIPYWRDQTLEKYTPWGDYVVVKFPRWDFEKFPGALDALGTQMRAVGEVMSIGKNYKEALQKAVRSMERGRFGLGFAKDYHRKSAEELLELLALPTSERLFVMYEALRKGVSVDALHRKTFIKSWFIEQMRELVELEERILAHKGRPVPDDLLIQAKRDGFSDRYLARLSGVSEKDVRTRRLALGRGQAWEPVPVSGVREDAEYYFSTYNSAHHLPVSGGRKIMVLGGGPNRIGQGIEFDYCCVHAALAIREAGFKSIMVNCNPETVSTDYDTSDRLYFEPLTVEDVLGIYEKEQPEGVIVQFGGQTPLNIAAELAQAGVRILGTSPETIDLAEDRDRFSKLMQSLDIPMPASGMAVNLEDALAVAGRIGYPLMVRPSYVLGGRGMEVVHDREMLEAYLAAAVDVTPDRPILIDKFLENAIEAEADAIADGTDAFVPSVMEQIELAGVHSGDSACVIPAVSIKPEHLETIREYTRRIAVACNVVGLMNIQYAVAGDKVYVLEANPRASRTVPLVSKVCGIAMARLATRIMLGEKLSDLGLSERHPRHFGVKEAVFPFNMFPEVDPVLGPEMRSTGEVLGLADSFGLAFHKSQVAAGQEMPREGGVLISVNDRDKEAIPEVAQGFRELGYQVIATQGTRDFLESRGIPAESVLKMHEGRPNIVDEIKNGRIRLVVNTPAGKTSTVDDSYIRKAAIQFRVPYITTVAAAAATVKGLAAARHNTDEVRFLQDYNR, from the coding sequence ATGCCCAAAAGAACGGACATCCACAAGATTCTGATCATCGGTTCCGGCCCGATCATTATCGGCCAGGCCTGCGAATTCGACTATTCAGGCACCCAGGCCTGCAAGGCTCTGCGCGGTCTTGGCTACAAGATCGTGCTGATCAATTCCAACCCGGCCACGATCATGACCGACCCGGAAACGGCCGACGTCACCTACATCGAGCCCCTCAACGTGGAAAGCCTGACCCGGATCATCGCCAAGGAACGGCCCGACGCGGTTTTGCCCAACCTGGGCGGGCAGACCGGTCTGAACCTGACATCCGGGCTGGCCAAGGCCGGGGTTTTGGATGAGTACGGGGTAAAGGTCATCGGCGTACAGTTGGACGCCATCGAACGGGGCGAGGACCGGATCGCCTTCAAGGAGACCATGGGCCGCCTGGGCATTGAAATGCCACGCAGCGAGCCGGCCTACAGCGTGGAAGAGGCCGAGGCCATCGCCGCGCGCCTGGGTTTTCCCATCGTCATCCGCCCGGCTTACACCATGGGCGGCACCGGCGGCGGCCTGGTGTACAACCTGGAGGAACTGCGCACCGTGGCCCGGCGGGGCATTGCCGCGAGCATGACCGGGCAGATCCTGGTGGAAGAGTCCGTGCTGGGCTGGGAGGAACTGGAGTTGGAAGTGGTCCGCGACGCCAAGAACCAGATGGTCACGGTCTGCTTCATCGAGAACGTCGATCCCATGGGCGTGCACACCGGAGACTCCATCTGCACCGCGCCCATGCTGACCATCAGCCGGGAGCTGCAGGAGCGGCTGCAACGACACGCCTACGACATCGTGGAGGCCATTGAGGTCATCGGCGGCACCAACACCCAGTTCGCCCACGATCCGAAAACCGGACGGGTGGTGATCATCGAGATCAACCCCCGCACCTCGCGTTCATCGGCCCTGGCCTCCAAGGCCACGGGCTTTCCCATCGCCTATGTTTCCGCGCTGTTGGCCTGCGGCCTGACCCTGGACGAGATCCCTTACTGGCGGGACCAGACCCTGGAGAAGTACACGCCCTGGGGGGACTACGTGGTGGTCAAGTTTCCGCGCTGGGATTTCGAAAAATTCCCCGGGGCCCTGGACGCCCTGGGCACCCAGATGCGGGCCGTGGGCGAGGTGATGAGCATTGGCAAGAATTACAAGGAGGCGCTGCAAAAGGCCGTGCGCTCCATGGAGCGGGGCCGCTTCGGCCTTGGCTTTGCCAAGGATTATCACCGGAAATCCGCCGAAGAGCTGCTGGAGCTGCTGGCCTTGCCCACCAGCGAACGATTGTTCGTGATGTACGAAGCCCTGCGCAAGGGCGTGAGCGTGGATGCTTTGCACCGCAAGACGTTCATCAAGTCCTGGTTCATCGAGCAGATGCGGGAATTGGTGGAGCTCGAAGAGCGGATTCTGGCCCACAAGGGTCGGCCCGTTCCGGACGATCTGCTCATCCAGGCCAAGCGCGACGGCTTTTCAGACCGCTATCTGGCCAGGCTTTCGGGTGTTTCCGAGAAGGATGTCCGCACGCGGCGCCTGGCCCTGGGGCGCGGCCAGGCCTGGGAGCCGGTTCCCGTGAGCGGCGTGCGGGAAGACGCTGAATACTATTTTTCCACCTACAATTCCGCGCATCACCTCCCGGTCAGCGGGGGCAGGAAGATCATGGTCCTGGGCGGCGGGCCCAACCGCATCGGCCAGGGCATCGAGTTCGATTACTGCTGCGTGCACGCGGCCCTGGCCATCCGCGAGGCCGGGTTCAAGTCCATCATGGTCAACTGCAATCCGGAGACCGTGTCCACGGACTACGATACCTCCGACCGGCTCTATTTCGAGCCGCTGACCGTGGAAGACGTGCTCGGCATTTACGAGAAGGAGCAGCCCGAGGGGGTGATTGTTCAGTTCGGCGGGCAGACGCCTTTGAATATCGCGGCGGAGTTGGCCCAGGCCGGGGTGCGCATCCTGGGCACCTCGCCGGAAACCATCGACCTGGCAGAGGATCGGGACCGCTTCAGCAAACTGATGCAGAGTCTGGACATCCCCATGCCCGCATCCGGCATGGCCGTGAACCTGGAAGACGCCCTGGCCGTGGCCGGGCGGATCGGCTACCCGCTGATGGTTCGGCCGTCCTACGTGCTTGGCGGGCGGGGCATGGAAGTCGTGCATGACCGGGAAATGCTGGAAGCCTACCTGGCCGCTGCCGTGGACGTGACTCCGGACCGGCCGATTCTCATCGACAAATTCCTGGAAAACGCCATTGAGGCCGAGGCGGACGCCATCGCCGACGGCACGGATGCCTTCGTGCCCTCGGTCATGGAGCAGATTGAACTGGCCGGCGTGCATTCCGGCGACTCGGCCTGCGTCATCCCGGCGGTGAGCATCAAGCCCGAGCACCTGGAGACCATCCGGGAGTACACTCGGAGGATCGCCGTGGCCTGCAACGTGGTCGGCCTGATGAACATTCAGTACGCCGTGGCCGGGGACAAGGTCTACGTCCTGGAGGCCAACCCACGGGCCTCGCGGACCGTGCCCCTGGTCTCCAAGGTCTGCGGAATCGCCATGGCCCGCCTGGCCACCCGGATCATGCTCGGCGAGAAGCTGTCCGACCTGGGGCTCTCCGAGCGGCATCCCAGGCACTTCGGCGTCAAGGAAGCGGTGTTTCCGTTCAACATGTTTCCGGAAGTGGACCCGGTGCTCGGCCCGGAGATGCGCTCCACGGGCGAGGTTCTGGGCTTGGCGGATTCCTTCGGCCTGGCCTTTCACAAGTCCCAGGTGGCGGCGGGCCAGGAAATGCCCCGGGAGGGCGGGGTGCTGATCTCGGTCAACGACCGGGACAAGGAGGCCATCCCGGAGGTGGCCCAGGGGTTCCGCGAACTCGGCTACCAAGTCATCGCCACCCAGGGCACCCGGGATTTCCTGGAGAGCCGGGGTATTCCCGCGGAATCCGTGCTGAAGATGCATGAAGGTCGGCCGAACATCGTGGACGAGATCAAGAACGGGCGGATTCGGCTGGTGGTCAATACCCCGGCGGGCAAGACGAGCACCGTGGACGATTCCTACATCCGCAAGGCCGCCATCCAGTTTCGCGTACCGTACATCACCACCGTGGCCGCCGCCGCGGCCACGGTCAAGGGCCTTGCCGCCGCGCGCCATAACACCGACGAGGTCAGGTTCCTGCAGGACTACAACAGGTAG
- a CDS encoding cupin domain-containing protein — translation MENIFPPPIKALPEADIPIDGITSYLSQAADHQLLFMQFEKDADLPEHSHAAQVGFVLSGVIELTIDGVKKQFRKGDIYSIPAGVLHSGKIYEGYSDITFFAEAGRYKAKR, via the coding sequence TTGGAAAACATTTTCCCCCCTCCGATCAAAGCTTTGCCCGAAGCTGATATACCCATCGACGGCATCACGTCGTATTTGTCGCAAGCCGCTGACCACCAATTGCTCTTCATGCAGTTTGAAAAGGATGCTGATCTGCCGGAACATTCACATGCGGCGCAAGTTGGTTTTGTTTTGAGCGGTGTCATCGAATTGACCATCGACGGTGTAAAAAAGCAATTCAGGAAAGGCGATATTTATTCTATTCCCGCCGGCGTTTTGCATTCAGGAAAGATTTATGAGGGATATTCAGATATAACCTTTTTCGCGGAAGCTGGTCGGTATAAAGCGAAAAGATGA
- a CDS encoding long-chain fatty acid--CoA ligase — protein MQPSQQLLIKNLFQGPIQNHPDQEIVYGEFRRFTYAGFRERVARLAGMLLARGVKPGDTVAVMDYDSHRYLECYYAVPMIGAVLHTINIRLSPEQLVYTIGHAEDDVILVNADFLPLLEQIKGRLDTVREYILLTDGEEAPQTALPLSGEYEALLAAAEPLVVFPDFDEDTRATTFYTTGTTGLPKGVFFSHRQLVLHTLAGLTAFSSNATQGRLHREDVYMPITPMFHVHAWGIPYMATLLGVKQVYPGKYIPEVLTRLISTEKVTFSHCVPTILHMLLSDPKCASYDLSGWKVVIGGAALPKAVCKAALDRGVDIFAGYGMSESCPILTLTHLSNAELLQDQESQIALRVRTGRPLPLVRLRLVDDADREAPDDDKTPGALQVRAPWLTRSYLKDERNSEKLWTDGWMNTGDVACRDASGSLRITDRTKDVIKVGGEWLSSLELEDIILRHTDVAEAAVIGKPDLRWGETPLALVVARQGVALSEKSIAHHVKSFVDKGVLPKEAVLVKVRLVESVAKTSVGKTNKVALREMYLKDGE, from the coding sequence ATGCAACCATCCCAGCAACTGCTGATCAAAAATCTTTTTCAGGGCCCTATTCAGAACCATCCGGATCAGGAAATCGTCTACGGCGAATTCCGTCGCTTCACCTACGCCGGGTTCCGCGAACGGGTGGCCCGGCTGGCGGGGATGCTGCTGGCCCGGGGCGTGAAGCCCGGGGACACCGTGGCCGTCATGGACTACGACAGCCATCGCTACCTGGAGTGCTACTACGCCGTGCCCATGATCGGCGCGGTGCTGCACACCATCAACATCCGCCTTTCCCCGGAGCAGCTGGTCTACACCATCGGCCACGCCGAGGACGACGTTATCCTGGTCAACGCCGACTTCCTGCCCCTGCTGGAGCAGATCAAGGGGCGGCTGGACACCGTGCGCGAGTATATCCTGCTCACGGACGGCGAAGAGGCTCCGCAAACAGCCTTGCCGTTGTCCGGCGAGTACGAGGCCCTGCTGGCCGCCGCCGAGCCGCTGGTAGTGTTTCCGGATTTCGACGAAGACACCCGGGCCACCACCTTCTACACCACCGGGACCACGGGCCTGCCCAAAGGCGTCTTCTTCAGCCACCGGCAACTGGTCCTGCATACCCTGGCCGGGTTGACCGCCTTCAGTTCCAACGCCACCCAGGGCCGCTTGCACCGCGAGGACGTATACATGCCCATCACGCCCATGTTCCACGTCCATGCCTGGGGCATCCCCTACATGGCGACCCTGCTCGGGGTGAAACAGGTCTATCCGGGCAAATACATTCCCGAGGTGCTGACCCGGCTGATCAGCACGGAAAAGGTTACCTTCAGCCACTGCGTGCCGACTATTCTGCACATGCTGCTTTCTGATCCCAAGTGCGCGAGCTACGACCTGTCCGGCTGGAAGGTGGTCATCGGCGGGGCGGCCCTGCCCAAGGCCGTGTGCAAGGCGGCCCTGGATCGGGGCGTGGACATTTTCGCGGGCTACGGCATGTCCGAGTCCTGCCCCATCCTGACGTTGACCCACCTGTCCAATGCCGAACTGCTTCAGGATCAGGAGAGCCAGATCGCCCTGCGCGTCCGCACCGGCCGTCCCCTGCCCCTGGTCCGGCTCCGCCTGGTCGACGACGCCGACCGGGAAGCGCCCGACGACGATAAAACCCCCGGAGCCCTGCAAGTCCGCGCCCCGTGGCTGACGAGATCCTATCTCAAGGATGAGCGCAATTCGGAAAAATTATGGACCGACGGCTGGATGAACACCGGAGACGTGGCCTGCCGCGACGCCTCGGGCAGTCTGCGCATCACGGATCGGACCAAGGACGTGATCAAGGTCGGCGGGGAATGGCTCAGTTCCCTGGAACTGGAGGACATCATCCTGCGTCACACGGACGTGGCCGAAGCCGCGGTGATCGGCAAGCCGGACCTGCGCTGGGGAGAAACGCCCCTGGCCCTGGTCGTGGCCAGGCAGGGCGTCGCGCTGTCGGAAAAGAGCATCGCCCACCACGTCAAGAGCTTCGTGGACAAGGGCGTGCTGCCCAAGGAGGCGGTACTGGTCAAAGTCCGCTTGGTGGAGTCCGTCGCCAAGACCAGCGTGGGCAAGACCAACAAGGTCGCCCTGCGGGAGATGTATTTGAAGGACGGGGAGTAA